One genomic segment of Alicycliphilus denitrificans K601 includes these proteins:
- a CDS encoding mechanosensitive ion channel family protein, whose translation MLERLKTILPPWAHDWLDVIVPGMQIALIVLAALLLHYIVRRLIRRASDHYQFPHELLTPVNAVVRWLILGGAALLALERLGVSAAVLWTAFTGFATVGAVAFFAAWSVLSNLFCAFLILTVGPFRVGDHIELLDTAEKPGALGRVLDINLLYTTLEDATAPEPGTLLQIPNALIFQRVVRRWRAGMPVPPSKLHSEATPAAGAAESAPAPKAASFP comes from the coding sequence ATGCTGGAACGCCTGAAGACCATTCTTCCTCCCTGGGCGCACGACTGGCTCGACGTGATCGTGCCGGGCATGCAGATCGCGCTCATCGTGCTGGCGGCGCTGCTGCTGCACTACATCGTGCGGCGCCTCATCCGGCGGGCCAGCGACCACTACCAGTTCCCGCACGAGCTGCTGACGCCCGTCAATGCCGTGGTGCGCTGGCTCATCCTCGGCGGCGCCGCCCTGCTGGCGCTGGAGCGCCTGGGCGTGTCGGCGGCCGTGCTGTGGACGGCCTTCACCGGCTTCGCCACCGTGGGCGCCGTGGCCTTCTTCGCCGCATGGAGCGTGCTGTCCAACCTGTTCTGCGCCTTCCTGATCCTCACCGTGGGGCCGTTTCGCGTGGGCGACCACATTGAGCTGCTGGACACGGCGGAGAAGCCCGGCGCCCTGGGCCGCGTGCTGGACATCAACCTGCTGTACACCACGCTGGAAGACGCCACGGCGCCCGAGCCCGGCACGCTGCTGCAGATCCCCAATGCGCTGATCTTCCAGCGCGTCGTGCGCCGCTGGCGCGCCGGCATGCCGGTGCCGCCCTCCAAGCTGCATTCCGAAGCCACCCCCGCCGCAGGTGCGGCAGAATCGGCACCGGCCCCGAAGGCGGCCAGCTTTCCTTGA
- a CDS encoding glycosyltransferase, with protein sequence MADMQPHLCLLGDANSPHTRRWATEMRARGWRVSLVTARPEPLDGVEQRILPPVRRQADWLLRAGAARRHVHELAPDIVHAHYLTSYGYLAARCGRHPLAMTAWGSDLLVTPHRSPWMRWLTGWILRRADLVTGDSASLVEAARQYRPRAPVHEIHWGVDRARFAPVPWGDKDGLQIVSLRAWEPNYHIGTLIDACALLRQRLPGAPLTLHLLGGGSLEPALRARVQEQGLAQCVVFHGRLDDAGMAAVLARCKISVSVPESDATSVAMLESMACGLAVVASDLAANRQWIAPDLLVPAGDAHALAGVLQQLAEDDARMRGIGTRNAERIALDGDRKAQMDQVDRLYRQLLK encoded by the coding sequence ATGGCTGACATGCAGCCCCACCTGTGCCTGCTGGGCGATGCCAACAGCCCCCACACCCGGCGCTGGGCGACGGAGATGCGCGCGCGCGGCTGGCGCGTATCGCTCGTCACGGCGCGGCCCGAGCCGCTCGACGGCGTGGAGCAGCGCATCCTGCCGCCCGTGCGGCGCCAGGCCGACTGGCTGCTGCGCGCGGGCGCGGCGCGCCGCCATGTACACGAGCTGGCGCCCGACATCGTGCACGCACACTACCTCACCTCCTATGGCTACCTGGCCGCGCGCTGCGGCCGCCACCCGCTCGCGATGACGGCCTGGGGCAGCGACCTGCTCGTGACTCCGCACCGCAGCCCCTGGATGCGCTGGCTCACGGGCTGGATCCTGCGCCGCGCCGACCTCGTCACCGGCGACTCGGCCAGCCTGGTCGAGGCCGCGCGGCAGTACCGCCCGCGCGCGCCGGTGCACGAGATCCACTGGGGCGTGGACCGCGCCCGCTTCGCCCCCGTGCCCTGGGGGGACAAGGACGGCCTGCAGATCGTGAGCCTGCGCGCCTGGGAGCCCAACTACCACATCGGCACGCTGATCGACGCCTGCGCGCTGCTGCGCCAGCGGCTGCCCGGCGCGCCGCTGACGCTGCACCTGCTGGGCGGCGGCTCGCTCGAACCCGCGCTGCGCGCCCGGGTGCAGGAACAGGGCCTGGCGCAATGCGTGGTGTTCCACGGCCGCCTCGACGATGCGGGCATGGCCGCCGTGCTGGCGCGCTGCAAGATATCGGTCAGCGTGCCCGAGAGCGATGCGACCTCGGTGGCCATGCTCGAGAGCATGGCATGCGGCCTGGCGGTGGTGGCGAGCGACCTGGCGGCCAACCGGCAGTGGATCGCCCCCGACCTGCTGGTGCCCGCGGGCGACGCGCACGCGCTGGCCGGCGTGCTGCAGCAGCTTGCCGAGGACGATGCGCGCATGCGCGGCATCGGAACCCGCAATGCCGAGCGCATCGCGCTGGACGGCGACCGCAAGGCGCAGATGGACCAGGTAGACCGGCTGTACCGGCAGTTGCTGAAATGA
- a CDS encoding lipopolysaccharide biosynthesis protein produces MTLGLLRATLTLLAGSVLAHALPLLLGPALTRLYAPADFGQYALLWALATNLAVVACARYEFALPLEKSPRRAALLMALCARLLLAVTAASTLLALALLWGQGQALAWLLPVGVLAIGATQWLTLWATRAQRFGLLSAARLVQQGGGALLQVLLGLLKTGPAGLLLGPIAAGLGAAWLLARPAPRGGWRRMWRQPLPRLKAMAARHRDFPLYNTPHAFIGALQDTLTLLLIAAWAGDAAAGLWALALRYLKAPATLLGGALSQALYPQLVHARSADHARALVRRSMLALALLAAPLAAVLLLWGPGLFARAFGAQWEGAGALARGLALYIGLHFVASPLSVVTLAWRAQPWALRLSLAGQAAFFAGLCAGLAWDGLQGAAWGVSAAMAAYFLYYFRALAFWSDIPHESPA; encoded by the coding sequence ATGACGCTCGGCCTGCTGCGCGCCACGCTCACGCTGCTGGCCGGCAGCGTACTGGCCCACGCCCTGCCCCTGCTGCTGGGGCCGGCGCTGACGCGGCTGTATGCGCCCGCGGATTTCGGCCAGTACGCCCTGCTCTGGGCCCTGGCCACCAACCTGGCAGTGGTGGCCTGCGCGCGCTACGAATTCGCCCTGCCGCTCGAAAAATCCCCCCGGCGCGCCGCCCTGCTCATGGCCCTGTGCGCGCGTCTGCTGCTGGCCGTCACGGCCGCATCCACGCTCCTGGCCCTGGCGCTCCTCTGGGGCCAGGGCCAGGCCCTTGCCTGGCTGCTGCCTGTGGGCGTGCTGGCCATCGGTGCCACCCAGTGGCTGACCCTGTGGGCCACGCGCGCGCAGCGCTTCGGCCTGCTGTCGGCCGCGCGCCTTGTGCAGCAGGGCGGCGGCGCGTTGCTGCAGGTGCTGCTGGGCCTTCTCAAGACGGGGCCCGCGGGCCTGCTGCTCGGCCCCATCGCCGCGGGCCTTGGCGCCGCCTGGCTGCTGGCCCGGCCGGCGCCACGGGGCGGCTGGCGGCGCATGTGGCGCCAGCCACTGCCGCGCCTGAAGGCCATGGCCGCGCGCCACCGCGACTTCCCGCTCTACAACACGCCGCACGCCTTCATCGGCGCGCTTCAGGACACGCTCACGCTGCTGCTCATCGCCGCCTGGGCGGGCGACGCAGCGGCCGGCCTCTGGGCGCTGGCGCTGCGCTACCTCAAGGCCCCCGCCACGCTGCTGGGCGGCGCGCTCTCTCAGGCGCTGTACCCGCAGCTGGTGCATGCGCGCAGCGCCGATCACGCCCGCGCCCTGGTGCGCCGCTCCATGCTGGCGCTGGCGCTGCTGGCCGCGCCGTTGGCCGCCGTGCTGCTGCTATGGGGGCCGGGGCTGTTCGCCCGGGCCTTCGGCGCGCAGTGGGAAGGCGCCGGTGCGCTCGCGCGCGGCCTGGCCCTGTACATCGGGCTGCATTTCGTCGCCTCGCCGCTTTCCGTGGTCACGCTGGCCTGGCGCGCCCAGCCCTGGGCGCTGCGGCTGTCGCTGGCGGGGCAGGCAGCCTTCTTCGCGGGCCTGTGCGCGGGCCTGGCCTGGGATGGGCTCCAGGGCGCGGCCTGGGGCGTGTCGGCGGCCATGGCGGCGTACTTCCTCTACTATTTCAGGGCCCTCGCGTTCTGGAGCGACATTCCCCATGAGAGCCCTGCTTAA
- the lysS gene encoding lysine--tRNA ligase yields the protein MSEHNHAPSLPQDENQLIAERREKLKALREGQAQGQSVAFPNDFKPQNHAASLQQRYGALDAEALEAQDVAVSVAGRMMLKRVMGKASFATLQDGSLGETGGRIQLYVTRDGVGEDVYADFKRWDLGDIVGAEGTLMKTKTGELSVKVTRLRLLTKSLRPMPDKFHGVADQEVKYRQRYVDLMTDEAARRRFVARSKAIGGIRAFMIEHGFLEVETPMLHPIPGGANARPFVTHHNALEQEMFLRIAPELYLKRLIVGGFERVFEINRNFRNEGISVRHNPEFTMMEFYAAYWNYRDLMDFTEELVRDAALKATDTLQLTYGGRAVDLSQPFARLTIREAIYQYTEAGAHVDDAAWLVSALKKLGMTEEKDRLSTRSLASLQVLYFEEEVEDKLWQPTFIMEHPTEISPLARANDLRPEVTERFELYITGREFGNGFSELNDAEDQAARFNAQVAAKDSGDDEAMFFDHDFVRALEYGMPPTGGCGIGIDRLMMLLTDSPSIRDVILFPALRREQ from the coding sequence ATGTCTGAACACAATCACGCCCCCTCCCTCCCGCAAGACGAAAACCAGCTCATCGCCGAGCGCCGCGAGAAGCTCAAGGCCCTGCGCGAGGGCCAGGCCCAGGGCCAGAGCGTGGCGTTTCCCAATGATTTCAAGCCGCAGAACCATGCGGCCAGCCTGCAGCAGCGCTATGGCGCGCTGGATGCCGAGGCGCTGGAGGCGCAGGACGTAGCCGTCAGCGTGGCCGGCCGCATGATGCTCAAGCGCGTCATGGGCAAGGCCAGCTTCGCCACGCTGCAGGACGGCTCGCTCGGCGAGACGGGCGGGCGCATCCAGCTCTACGTGACGCGCGACGGCGTGGGCGAGGACGTGTACGCCGACTTCAAGCGCTGGGACCTGGGCGACATCGTGGGCGCCGAGGGCACGCTCATGAAGACCAAGACGGGCGAGCTGTCGGTCAAGGTCACGCGCCTGCGCCTGCTCACCAAGAGCCTGCGCCCCATGCCCGACAAGTTCCACGGCGTGGCCGACCAGGAGGTCAAGTACCGCCAGCGCTACGTGGACCTGATGACCGACGAGGCCGCGCGCCGCCGCTTCGTGGCGCGCAGCAAGGCCATCGGCGGCATCCGCGCGTTCATGATCGAGCACGGCTTCCTGGAGGTGGAGACGCCCATGCTCCACCCCATCCCCGGCGGCGCCAACGCGCGGCCCTTCGTCACGCACCACAACGCGCTGGAGCAGGAGATGTTCCTGCGCATCGCGCCCGAGCTGTACCTCAAGCGCCTCATCGTGGGCGGCTTCGAGCGCGTGTTCGAGATCAACCGCAACTTCCGCAACGAAGGCATCTCGGTGCGCCACAACCCCGAGTTCACGATGATGGAGTTCTACGCGGCCTACTGGAACTACCGCGACCTCATGGACTTCACCGAGGAGCTCGTGCGCGACGCGGCGCTCAAGGCCACGGACACGCTGCAGCTGACCTACGGCGGGCGCGCGGTGGACCTGTCCCAACCCTTTGCGCGCCTGACGATCCGCGAGGCCATCTACCAGTACACCGAAGCCGGTGCGCACGTGGACGACGCCGCCTGGCTCGTGAGCGCGCTCAAGAAGCTGGGCATGACCGAGGAGAAGGACCGCCTGTCCACGCGCTCCCTGGCCAGCCTGCAGGTGTTGTACTTCGAGGAGGAGGTGGAGGACAAGCTCTGGCAGCCCACCTTCATCATGGAGCACCCGACCGAGATCAGCCCGCTCGCTCGCGCCAACGACCTGCGCCCCGAAGTCACCGAGCGCTTCGAGCTCTACATCACCGGCCGCGAGTTCGGCAACGGCTTCTCCGAGCTCAACGACGCCGAGGACCAGGCCGCACGCTTCAACGCCCAGGTGGCGGCCAAGGACAGCGGCGATGACGAGGCCATGTTCTTCGATCACGACTTCGTGCGCGCGCTGGAGTACGGCATGCCCCCCACGGGCGGCTGCGGCATCGGCATCGACCGTCTGATGATGCTGCTCACCGACAGCCCCAGCATCCGCGACGTCATCCTGTTCCCGGCCCTGCGCCGCGAACAATGA
- a CDS encoding DegT/DnrJ/EryC1/StrS family aminotransferase, whose product MTMPDATPPFLPFARPDIGDAEIAAVTDALRSGWVTTGPKARAFEEAFTAYLGGDGLQSIAVNSATAGLHLALEALGIGPGDEVIAPTLTFTATVEVVRYLGADPVLVDVDPVTLNIDPEAIRAAITPRTKAIMPVHYGGLACRMDAILSIAREHGLKVVEDAAHALPTTWQGALVGRLASDATVFSFYANKTITTGEGGMAVTRDPRLAERMRVMRLHGMSRDAFDRFTSKTPAWYYEVVAPGFKYNLTDIAAALGLVQLQRLPRFLERRQHLARRYHAALAGLPLVLPADAPAGDVHAWHLYVVRLAAGARLSRDELIQALSERGIGTSVHYVPLHRHPYWRDRYRLAPEQFPHADTAYRAMLSLPLFTAMHDAEQDRVIAALHALLG is encoded by the coding sequence ATGACCATGCCTGACGCCACCCCGCCCTTCCTGCCCTTCGCGCGCCCCGACATCGGCGACGCCGAGATCGCCGCCGTCACCGATGCCCTGCGCTCCGGCTGGGTGACCACCGGCCCCAAGGCCCGCGCCTTCGAGGAGGCCTTCACCGCCTACCTCGGCGGCGACGGGCTGCAGTCCATCGCCGTCAACTCGGCCACAGCCGGGCTGCACCTGGCGCTCGAAGCGCTGGGCATAGGCCCTGGCGACGAGGTGATCGCGCCCACGCTGACCTTCACCGCCACCGTGGAGGTGGTGCGCTACCTCGGCGCAGACCCCGTGCTGGTGGACGTGGACCCTGTGACGCTGAACATCGACCCCGAGGCCATCCGCGCCGCCATCACCCCGCGCACAAAGGCCATCATGCCCGTGCACTACGGCGGCCTGGCCTGCCGCATGGATGCCATCCTGTCCATCGCGCGCGAACACGGCCTGAAGGTGGTGGAGGACGCCGCCCATGCCCTGCCCACGACCTGGCAGGGCGCGCTGGTGGGGCGGCTCGCCTCCGACGCGACGGTGTTCAGCTTCTACGCCAACAAGACCATCACCACCGGCGAGGGCGGCATGGCCGTCACGCGCGACCCGCGCCTGGCCGAGCGCATGCGCGTGATGCGCCTGCACGGCATGAGCCGCGACGCCTTCGACCGCTTCACGTCAAAAACCCCCGCCTGGTACTACGAGGTGGTGGCCCCGGGCTTCAAGTACAACCTGACCGACATCGCCGCCGCCCTGGGCCTGGTGCAGCTGCAGCGCCTGCCTCGCTTCCTGGAGCGGCGCCAGCACCTGGCAAGGCGCTACCACGCCGCATTGGCGGGCCTGCCCCTGGTGCTGCCGGCCGACGCCCCGGCGGGCGACGTGCATGCCTGGCACCTGTACGTGGTGCGCCTGGCGGCCGGTGCCCGCCTGTCGCGCGACGAGCTCATCCAGGCGCTGTCGGAGCGCGGCATAGGCACCAGCGTGCACTATGTGCCGTTGCACCGCCACCCCTATTGGCGCGACCGCTACCGCCTTGCGCCCGAACAGTTCCCGCATGCCGACACGGCCTATCGGGCCATGCTCAGCCTGCCGCTGTTCACGGCCATGCACGACGCCGAGCAGGACCGCGTGATCGCCGCACTGCACGCGCTGCTGGGCTGA
- a CDS encoding class I SAM-dependent methyltransferase has product MNQPETRAVQARYARRDSEADALRYSLYANAAALQAQQERLRAMARIWRAHGWSGLAGRPLLEVGCGSGGNLLDLLRLGATPRQLTGIELLPDRADAARTLLPEGVRILQGDACAAAIPDASQQAVLAFTVFSSLLDADYRQQFARQLWRWVMPGGGVLVYDFVIDNPHNHDVRGLPLAELRALFPGARLHSHKLTLAPPLARRLPAALITAAALLPALRTHRLTWAVKPT; this is encoded by the coding sequence ATGAACCAGCCAGAGACCCGCGCCGTACAGGCCCGCTACGCGCGCCGCGACAGCGAGGCCGACGCGCTGCGCTACAGCCTGTACGCCAACGCAGCGGCGCTGCAGGCCCAGCAGGAGCGCCTGCGCGCCATGGCCCGGATCTGGCGCGCGCATGGCTGGAGCGGCCTCGCTGGCCGCCCCCTGCTCGAAGTGGGCTGCGGCAGCGGCGGCAACCTGCTCGACCTGCTGCGCCTGGGCGCCACGCCGCGGCAGCTCACGGGCATCGAGCTGCTGCCGGACCGCGCGGACGCCGCGCGCACCCTGCTGCCCGAGGGCGTGCGCATCCTGCAGGGCGATGCCTGCGCCGCCGCCATACCCGACGCCAGCCAGCAGGCCGTGCTGGCCTTCACCGTGTTCAGCTCGCTGCTCGACGCTGACTACCGCCAGCAGTTCGCACGCCAGCTGTGGCGCTGGGTGATGCCGGGCGGCGGCGTTCTGGTCTATGACTTCGTCATCGACAACCCGCACAATCACGACGTGCGCGGGCTGCCGCTGGCCGAGCTGCGGGCGCTGTTCCCCGGCGCCCGGCTGCATTCGCACAAACTCACGCTGGCGCCGCCGCTCGCGCGGCGGCTGCCGGCGGCACTGATCACCGCGGCAGCGCTGCTGCCCGCGCTGCGCACCCACCGCCTGACCTGGGCGGTCAAACCGACATGA
- a CDS encoding glycosyltransferase family 2 protein has protein sequence MTPTSVPRLLSVIAPCRNEAAFIDAFCGSVLRQQLPEGWRMEVLIADGQSDDGTRERLLERCAADPRLLLVDNPDRIVSTGLNACIAHARGEVIARLDIHTRFAPDYLARCIEALERSGADNVGGPWVAQGTGPMGEAIAAAFQCRWVVGGARSRDRSYEGEVDTVYLGCWRREAFARFGLFDEALVRNQDDEHNLRLRMAGGRIWQSGAIRSVYHPRNSLRHLLAQQRQYGYWRPFVVRKHGQPGSWRQLVPALFVAALALAALLLPWTPWPAAALLALYGSYLALASVAAARAAGAWRLLWRLPAVIAAFHIGYGWGTWRGLWDVLRARAPSSRFARITR, from the coding sequence ATGACCCCCACCTCCGTGCCCCGCCTGCTCAGCGTGATCGCCCCCTGCCGCAACGAGGCGGCCTTCATCGACGCCTTCTGCGGCTCAGTGCTGCGCCAGCAGCTGCCCGAGGGCTGGCGCATGGAGGTGCTGATCGCCGACGGCCAGAGCGACGACGGCACGCGCGAGCGCCTGCTGGAGCGCTGCGCCGCCGACCCACGGCTGCTGCTCGTGGACAACCCGGACCGCATCGTCTCCACCGGGCTCAACGCCTGCATCGCGCACGCGCGCGGCGAGGTGATCGCGCGGCTCGACATCCACACCCGATTCGCCCCGGACTACCTGGCGCGCTGCATCGAGGCCTTGGAGCGCAGCGGCGCCGACAACGTGGGCGGCCCCTGGGTCGCGCAGGGCACGGGCCCCATGGGCGAGGCCATCGCTGCGGCCTTCCAGTGCCGCTGGGTGGTGGGCGGCGCGCGCTCGCGCGACCGCAGCTACGAGGGAGAGGTCGATACCGTGTACCTGGGCTGCTGGCGGCGCGAGGCGTTCGCGCGCTTCGGCCTGTTCGACGAGGCGCTAGTGCGCAACCAGGACGACGAGCACAACCTGCGCCTGCGCATGGCCGGCGGCCGCATCTGGCAAAGCGGCGCCATCCGCTCGGTCTACCACCCGCGCAACTCGCTGCGCCACCTCCTGGCCCAGCAGCGGCAATACGGCTACTGGCGGCCCTTCGTGGTGCGCAAGCACGGCCAGCCGGGCTCGTGGCGCCAGCTCGTGCCGGCGCTGTTCGTCGCCGCGCTCGCGCTCGCCGCGCTGCTGCTGCCCTGGACGCCGTGGCCCGCCGCGGCGCTGCTGGCGCTCTACGGCAGCTATCTCGCGCTGGCCAGCGTGGCCGCGGCGCGCGCGGCCGGCGCCTGGCGCCTGCTGTGGCGGCTGCCGGCCGTGATCGCGGCGTTCCACATCGGCTACGGCTGGGGCACGTGGCGCGGCCTGTGGGACGTGCTGCGCGCGCGCGCGCCGTCGTCGCGCTTCGCAAGGATCACGCGATGA
- a CDS encoding polysaccharide biosynthesis protein yields the protein MLMQALTWPRSIKRLVVVTLDLGLGLLAMWLAFSLRLDTLHWPEGLQWLVYLLGPAMAFPVFVHMGLYRAIFRYNGIAALLTTGRAVTTYGALLLALLLLAKWEGVPRSVGILQPLILLLLIGTSRALGWFWLSGQTRNARHRLLIYGAGVAGAQTAAGLASARQYTLRGFVDDDPRKVGSSINGARVHGASALPALVEREGITDVLLALPSISHERRRDIIGHLSELPVRIRTLPSLTDLASGRVSVTDFQDLDIVDLLGRAPVAPDQELLERNLRGAVVLVTGAGGSIGSELCRQILRAHPSRLLLVDHSEYALYGIHQELQAAVAAQQDGAAACCTLVPLLANVTDEAHMARICREHQPSSIYHAAAYKHVPMVEANAAEGIFNNVFGTLSVVRAAVEHGARHFVLISTDKAVRPTNVMGASKRIAELVLQAISACGRQPFGSARTPTRFSMVRFGNVLGSSGSVIPLFRRQIAAGGPITVTHPEVTRYFMTIPEAAQLVLQAGAMAEGGDLFLLDMGEPIRIVDLARRMVALSGLTVRSDAHPTGDIEIRFIGLRPGEKLYEELLIGDNPLPTAHPRILRAHEEHAPWSDMQPRLEALRRAALAGDTPAIMALLRQMVPGYQPAGPASP from the coding sequence ATGCTGATGCAAGCACTGACCTGGCCGCGCTCCATCAAGCGGCTGGTCGTCGTCACACTGGACCTGGGCCTGGGGCTGCTGGCGATGTGGCTGGCCTTCTCGCTGCGGCTGGACACCCTGCACTGGCCCGAGGGGCTGCAATGGCTGGTCTACCTGCTCGGGCCGGCCATGGCCTTCCCCGTCTTCGTCCACATGGGCCTGTACCGCGCCATCTTCCGCTACAACGGCATCGCCGCGCTGCTGACCACCGGCCGCGCCGTTACCACCTATGGCGCGCTGCTGCTGGCGCTGCTGCTCCTGGCCAAGTGGGAGGGCGTGCCGCGCAGCGTGGGCATTCTGCAGCCCCTGATCCTGCTGCTGCTCATAGGCACGAGCCGCGCGCTGGGCTGGTTCTGGCTCTCGGGCCAGACACGCAATGCGCGCCACCGCCTGCTGATCTATGGCGCGGGCGTCGCGGGCGCGCAAACGGCCGCGGGCCTGGCGAGCGCACGCCAGTACACGCTGCGCGGCTTCGTGGACGACGACCCGAGAAAGGTCGGCAGCAGCATCAACGGCGCCCGCGTCCATGGCGCCAGCGCCCTGCCGGCACTGGTGGAGCGCGAGGGCATCACCGACGTGCTGCTGGCGCTGCCCAGCATCTCGCACGAGCGGCGGCGCGACATCATCGGGCACCTGAGCGAGCTGCCCGTGCGCATCCGCACGCTGCCCAGCCTCACGGACCTCGCGAGCGGCCGCGTGAGCGTGACCGACTTCCAGGACCTGGACATCGTCGACCTGCTGGGCCGCGCGCCCGTGGCCCCGGACCAGGAACTGCTCGAACGCAACCTGCGCGGCGCCGTGGTGCTCGTCACGGGCGCGGGCGGCAGCATAGGCAGCGAACTGTGCCGGCAGATCCTGCGCGCGCACCCGTCCAGGCTGCTGCTGGTGGACCACAGCGAATACGCGCTCTACGGCATCCACCAGGAACTACAGGCCGCCGTCGCCGCGCAGCAGGACGGCGCCGCCGCATGCTGCACGCTCGTGCCCCTGCTCGCCAACGTGACCGACGAAGCGCACATGGCCCGCATCTGCCGGGAGCATCAACCAAGCTCCATCTACCATGCCGCCGCCTACAAGCACGTGCCCATGGTCGAGGCCAACGCGGCGGAGGGCATATTCAACAACGTGTTCGGCACGCTTTCCGTGGTCCGCGCGGCGGTAGAACATGGCGCGCGCCACTTCGTCCTGATCTCCACCGACAAGGCCGTGCGCCCCACCAACGTCATGGGCGCGAGCAAGCGCATCGCGGAACTGGTGCTGCAGGCCATCTCCGCCTGCGGCCGACAGCCGTTCGGCAGCGCGCGCACGCCGACGCGCTTTTCCATGGTGCGCTTCGGCAACGTGCTGGGCTCCAGCGGCAGCGTGATCCCGCTGTTTCGGCGCCAGATCGCCGCGGGCGGCCCCATCACGGTCACGCACCCGGAGGTCACGCGCTACTTCATGACCATCCCCGAGGCGGCCCAGCTCGTGCTGCAGGCCGGCGCCATGGCCGAGGGCGGCGACCTGTTCCTGCTCGACATGGGCGAGCCCATACGCATCGTGGATCTGGCCCGGCGTATGGTGGCGCTGTCGGGCCTCACGGTGCGCAGCGACGCGCACCCGACCGGAGACATCGAAATCCGGTTCATCGGCCTGCGCCCCGGCGAGAAGCTGTACGAGGAGCTGCTGATAGGCGACAACCCCCTGCCCACGGCGCACCCGCGCATACTGCGCGCGCACGAGGAGCACGCGCCGTGGTCAGACATGCAGCCCAGGCTGGAGGCCCTGCGCCGCGCGGCACTGGCCGGCGACACGCCTGCCATCATGGCCCTGCTGCGGCAGATGGTGCCCGGCTACCAGCCCGCCGGCCCGGCCAGCCCATGA
- a CDS encoding acyltransferase — protein MRALLNRWRRWLWRLLFFRMVFGEQGRAGRRLPHTRIAPSTCIEGAQGLDLADHVFIGQFNFLDATAGLRIAEGVQVTNFVSIVTHSSHRSIRLLGRTYAGHAGDMPGYVRAPVEIGAYSFIGPHSVVEAGSRIGKGVVVCAHSRVRGAVPDFAIVAGSPARAIGDVRTGDARLLAQHPELAAHYAAWAGELPRAEQEHG, from the coding sequence ATGAGAGCCCTGCTTAACCGCTGGCGCCGCTGGCTCTGGCGGCTGCTGTTCTTCCGCATGGTGTTCGGCGAGCAAGGCCGCGCGGGCCGGCGCCTGCCGCACACCCGCATCGCGCCCAGCACCTGCATCGAGGGCGCGCAAGGCCTCGACCTGGCGGACCACGTGTTCATCGGCCAGTTCAACTTCCTCGATGCCACGGCCGGTCTGCGCATCGCCGAGGGCGTGCAGGTCACCAACTTCGTGAGCATCGTCACGCACAGCTCGCACCGCAGCATCAGGCTGCTTGGCCGCACCTACGCCGGCCACGCGGGCGACATGCCTGGCTACGTGCGCGCACCCGTGGAGATCGGTGCCTACAGCTTCATCGGCCCGCACAGCGTGGTCGAGGCGGGCAGCCGCATCGGCAAGGGCGTGGTGGTCTGCGCCCATTCCCGCGTGCGCGGCGCGGTGCCGGACTTCGCCATCGTCGCCGGCTCGCCCGCGCGCGCCATCGGTGACGTGCGCACCGGCGATGCCCGCCTGCTGGCGCAGCATCCGGAACTGGCCGCCCACTATGCTGCCTGGGCCGGCGAACTGCCCCGCGCGGAGCAGGAGCATGGCTGA
- a CDS encoding sugar transferase, with the protein MGKRLFDIVFAALALLLLCPLLLAVALWVRLDSPGPALFRQQRVGRGGRPFHIYKFRTMRLDAEAAGPQITVGADARITRAGAWLRRAKVDELPQLLNVLRGDMSVVGPRPEVPRYVALYPSDVRETVLGVRPGITDLASIAFRDESSLLARSADPERTYVEQILPAKLLYAQRYVRTRSLWLDLRIIAWTILAVLGRPGAPRHSPKP; encoded by the coding sequence ATGGGCAAGCGCCTGTTCGACATCGTCTTCGCGGCGCTGGCCCTGCTGCTGCTGTGCCCGCTGCTGCTGGCCGTGGCGCTGTGGGTGCGGCTCGACTCGCCCGGGCCGGCGCTCTTTCGCCAGCAGCGCGTGGGGCGCGGCGGCCGGCCGTTCCACATCTACAAGTTCCGCACCATGCGCTTGGATGCCGAGGCCGCTGGCCCGCAGATCACGGTGGGGGCCGACGCGCGCATCACCCGCGCGGGCGCCTGGCTGCGCCGCGCCAAGGTGGACGAGCTGCCGCAGCTCCTCAACGTGCTGCGCGGCGACATGAGCGTGGTCGGGCCGCGCCCCGAGGTGCCGCGCTACGTGGCGCTGTATCCGTCCGACGTGCGCGAGACGGTCCTGGGCGTGCGCCCCGGCATCACCGACCTGGCCTCCATCGCCTTCCGGGACGAAAGCAGCCTGCTCGCGCGCAGCGCGGACCCGGAGCGCACCTACGTCGAACAGATCCTGCCCGCCAAGCTGCTGTATGCCCAGCGGTACGTGCGCACCCGCAGCCTGTGGCTGGACCTGCGCATCATCGCCTGGACCATCCTGGCCGTGCTGGGCCGGCCCGGCGCCCCCCGGCATTCGCCAAAACCCTAA